A stretch of Acidovorax sp. RAC01 DNA encodes these proteins:
- a CDS encoding Re/Si-specific NAD(P)(+) transhydrogenase subunit alpha encodes MQTSPVPQPQRIGVPRETFPGEKRVATVPDVVEKLIKLGFSVSVESGAGDAANFSDDAYRAAGAEVVADTASLWAAADIVLKVRPPSSDEVALMREGTILIDFIWPAQNPDLMQQLASRKATVLAIDCLPRTLSRAQKMDALTSTAGVSGYRAVIEAANAFGRFFNGQITAAGKVPPAKVFIAGAGVAGLAAIGTAANLGAIVRANDTRAEVADQVKSLGGEFVKVDYEEEGSGGGGYAKVMSEGFQAAQRKMYAEQAKDADIIITTALIPGKPAPKLITAEMVQSMKPGSVIVDMAAEQGGNCELTVPGEAVVRHGVTIVGYTDLASRLAKQSSTLYATNLLRLTEELCKAKDGVAVVNMEDDAIRGLTVVKDGAITWPAPPLKQAAAPAPKPAAAPVAAKKSSHGTGAPMSAKTLTIVFAVLAVLFWAIGAYAPVAFLGHFTVFVLACFIGYMVVWNVTPALHTPLMSVTNAISSIIAIGALVQIAPPDAGVNGRPDTLILWLAFAALVLTAVNMFGGFAVTRRMLAMFRK; translated from the coding sequence ATGCAGACAAGCCCAGTACCGCAGCCGCAGCGCATTGGCGTGCCGCGGGAGACATTCCCCGGAGAAAAGCGCGTGGCCACCGTGCCCGACGTGGTGGAAAAACTGATCAAGCTGGGCTTTTCTGTGTCGGTGGAATCGGGCGCAGGGGATGCGGCCAATTTCAGCGATGACGCTTACCGCGCTGCCGGTGCCGAGGTCGTCGCAGACACTGCCTCACTCTGGGCAGCGGCCGACATTGTCCTCAAGGTGCGCCCGCCCAGCAGTGACGAAGTGGCGCTGATGCGTGAGGGCACGATCCTTATCGACTTCATCTGGCCCGCCCAGAACCCCGACCTGATGCAGCAGCTGGCGTCCCGCAAGGCCACCGTGCTGGCCATCGACTGCCTGCCGCGCACGCTCTCGCGCGCCCAGAAGATGGATGCGCTGACCTCCACCGCAGGCGTGAGCGGTTACCGCGCTGTCATCGAGGCAGCCAATGCCTTCGGCCGCTTTTTCAACGGCCAGATCACGGCCGCGGGCAAGGTGCCACCGGCCAAGGTGTTCATTGCAGGCGCTGGCGTGGCAGGCCTGGCCGCCATTGGCACCGCAGCCAACCTGGGCGCCATCGTGCGCGCCAACGACACCCGTGCCGAGGTGGCCGACCAGGTCAAGTCGCTGGGCGGTGAGTTCGTCAAGGTGGACTACGAGGAAGAAGGCTCGGGCGGCGGCGGTTACGCCAAGGTCATGAGCGAGGGTTTCCAGGCCGCGCAGCGCAAGATGTATGCGGAGCAGGCCAAGGACGCCGACATCATCATCACCACCGCGCTGATCCCCGGCAAGCCCGCGCCCAAGCTCATCACCGCCGAGATGGTGCAGAGCATGAAGCCCGGCAGCGTGATCGTGGACATGGCCGCTGAGCAAGGCGGCAACTGCGAGCTCACGGTGCCCGGCGAAGCCGTGGTGCGCCATGGCGTGACCATCGTCGGCTACACCGATCTGGCCTCGCGCCTGGCCAAGCAGTCGTCCACGCTGTACGCCACCAACCTGCTGCGCCTGACCGAAGAGCTGTGCAAGGCCAAGGACGGTGTGGCCGTGGTCAACATGGAAGACGACGCGATCCGTGGCCTCACAGTGGTCAAGGATGGCGCCATCACCTGGCCTGCACCGCCCCTGAAGCAGGCGGCCGCGCCTGCGCCCAAACCAGCGGCCGCACCGGTGGCTGCCAAGAAATCGAGCCACGGCACCGGTGCACCCATGTCGGCCAAGACGCTGACCATTGTGTTTGCCGTACTGGCCGTGCTGTTCTGGGCCATTGGTGCCTACGCGCCGGTGGCCTTCCTGGGCCACTTCACGGTGTTCGTGCTGGCCTGCTTCATCGGCTACATGGTGGTGTGGAATGTGACGCCTGCGCTGCACACCCCGCTGATGAGCGTGACCAATGCCATCTCCAGCATCATCGCCATCGGGGCGCTGGTGCAGATTGCGCCGCCCGATGCCGGTGTCAACGGGCGCCCCGACACCCTCATCCTGTGGCTGGCGTTTGCCGCACTGGTGCTCACGGCCGTCAACATGTTCGGTGGCTTTGCGGTCACGCGCCGCATGCTCGCCATGTTCCGCAAGTAA